A stretch of Candidatus Vicinibacter affinis DNA encodes these proteins:
- a CDS encoding DUF3276 family protein, with product MEKDRQQDIVYSNKMRAGKRRTYFFDIRKTKGEDFYVSITESTKKFNGDGFERHKIFIYKEDFNRFVQSLQDTVNEIKTKYLPDFDYDSFAKREEENGEGFTEKKEDDLSW from the coding sequence GTGGAAAAAGATCGACAACAGGACATTGTCTACTCAAACAAAATGCGAGCAGGTAAGAGGAGGACTTATTTTTTTGACATCCGCAAAACTAAAGGGGAAGACTTTTATGTGTCCATCACAGAAAGTACCAAGAAGTTCAATGGAGACGGCTTTGAGCGTCACAAGATTTTTATTTACAAGGAAGACTTTAACAGATTTGTGCAATCCCTGCAAGACACTGTAAATGAAATAAAAACCAAATACCTTCCGGATTTTGATTACGATTCTTTTGCAAAGAGAGAGGAAGAAAACGGTGAAGGTTTTACAGAAAAAAAAGAGGACGATCTGAGCTGGTAA
- a CDS encoding ABC transporter ATP-binding protein, protein MKHLFTLNKLILKYKSKLLSGILFISLSNIFRIFQPQAIREALDEIVTFVKLNPDQRNGEELVNNLMFFGLIVLGCALMMGIFMYFMRQTIIVMSRLIEYDQRKEIFEHYLSLDAGFYKQFKIGDVMSRISEDVNKVRMYLGPAFLYGFNLITLFIIVIFTMFKVNFWLSVYTLLPLPLLSFIIYKVSNLINKRSEKIQKQLARLTSMAQEAFSGIRIIKSFHREENWTQKFERESNRYKDLSLELNRVESLFFPSMFLLIGLSTLITIYVGGLDVFKGTVTPGNIAEFVIYINMLTWPVSAIGWCASIIQQAEASQKRINEFLNVAPEIHSNSEPDEFPDKFDISFDHVSFHYPENEVDALKEINFKLPQGKHVAIIGKTASGKSTIAELLLRMYDPNSGSISIGGIDIKNLDLYQLRKSIAYVPQDVFLFSDTIAANILFGEEGEPDTRSGRVQRVSEAAAIKNEIESFPEQYQTIMGERGVTLSGGQKQRISLARALMKPASIFILDDCLSAVDAHTEEHILKELHQELQNKSLLLITHRLSQTKEMDEILVMDHHRIVERGSFDQLIESKGLFWKMYQTEIAGRNEDYLLSVR, encoded by the coding sequence TTGAAACATCTTTTTACACTCAATAAGCTGATACTAAAATATAAAAGCAAGCTCCTATCAGGCATTCTGTTTATTTCACTTTCCAATATTTTTAGAATTTTTCAACCCCAAGCCATACGGGAGGCGCTGGATGAAATTGTTACTTTTGTCAAACTCAATCCTGACCAACGAAATGGTGAAGAATTGGTCAACAACCTCATGTTTTTTGGCCTGATAGTTCTTGGCTGTGCACTCATGATGGGCATTTTTATGTATTTCATGCGGCAGACCATCATTGTGATGTCCCGCCTGATAGAATACGATCAGCGCAAAGAGATTTTTGAACACTATCTATCTTTAGATGCGGGTTTTTACAAGCAATTCAAAATCGGAGACGTGATGTCCAGAATCAGTGAGGACGTGAACAAAGTAAGGATGTATCTGGGGCCTGCTTTCTTGTATGGATTCAATCTGATTACCCTTTTCATCATTGTAATTTTTACGATGTTCAAAGTCAACTTCTGGCTTTCTGTTTACACCTTATTGCCTTTACCATTGCTCAGTTTCATCATTTACAAAGTCAGCAATTTGATCAATAAAAGATCGGAAAAAATCCAGAAACAATTGGCCCGATTGACCAGTATGGCTCAGGAAGCATTCAGCGGTATCAGAATAATAAAATCATTTCACCGGGAAGAAAACTGGACACAAAAATTTGAACGTGAAAGCAATCGTTATAAAGATTTGTCTTTAGAATTAAACCGGGTGGAGTCCTTGTTCTTTCCCTCCATGTTCCTGTTGATTGGGCTCAGTACTTTAATCACCATTTACGTGGGAGGACTCGATGTATTTAAGGGAACCGTAACCCCCGGCAACATTGCAGAATTCGTCATTTACATCAACATGCTCACCTGGCCGGTTTCCGCAATCGGTTGGTGCGCTTCCATCATCCAGCAAGCAGAAGCCTCCCAAAAAAGAATAAATGAATTTTTAAATGTTGCACCGGAAATACATTCCAATTCAGAACCGGATGAATTTCCGGATAAATTTGATATCAGTTTTGACCATGTTTCATTTCATTATCCGGAGAATGAAGTGGATGCGCTCAAAGAAATTAATTTTAAGCTTCCACAAGGAAAACATGTGGCCATTATCGGCAAAACTGCCTCAGGAAAATCGACGATTGCAGAATTATTGCTCAGGATGTATGATCCAAACTCCGGTTCCATCAGCATTGGTGGAATAGATATCAAAAACCTGGACTTGTACCAATTAAGAAAATCCATTGCTTACGTCCCACAAGATGTTTTTCTTTTTTCTGATACCATTGCTGCAAATATTCTTTTTGGCGAAGAAGGAGAACCTGATACCAGATCGGGTAGAGTGCAAAGAGTCAGTGAAGCAGCTGCCATCAAAAATGAAATCGAGAGCTTCCCCGAGCAATACCAGACCATCATGGGGGAAAGAGGCGTCACTCTTTCAGGAGGTCAGAAACAAAGAATAAGTCTTGCCAGAGCTTTGATGAAACCTGCGTCTATCTTCATTCTGGATGATTGTTTGTCAGCAGTTGATGCGCATACAGAGGAACACATTCTTAAAGAACTGCATCAAGAACTTCAAAACAAAAGTCTTCTCCTCATTACCCATCGCTTAAGTCAAACCAAAGAAATGGATGAAATCCTGGTAATGGATCACCATAGAATTGTGGAAAGGGGAAGTTTTGATCAGCTAATTGAGTCGAAAGGGCTGTTCTGGAAAATGTATCAGACAGAAATTGCCGGAAGAAATGAAGACTATTTGCTGTCCGTACGATAA